GTAACTTTTATTCCCTTTTTTTTCGCAAGACGAATCAACTCAACACTTTCTTTCGTAGATATGGTGCTGAAGTGTATCGGGGCATTATTATAAGCAGCCAAGTATAAGTCCCTCGATACCATTAACTCCTCCGCAAGGTTTGGATTGCCCTTCATTCCTAAAAAAGTACTTGTGATACCTTCATTCATTTTTGCTCCATTGGCAATACTGGCATCTTCAGCGTACGACATCACCAAACCTTCAAAACCCTTACAATACAACAAAGCTCTACTCATAAGACCCGCCTGTTGTACACTCTTATTGCCGTTGCTAAAAGCCACTGCTCCCGCCTGCTGCATATCATAAAGTTCTGCTAAATCATCGCCCGACCTATTTTTGCTGATCGCTCCAATGGGATACACAGAAACAAGATTGCCCTTTGCTAAATTAACGATCATTGCTATCTCCCCTCTACTATGTAGGGCTGGGACGGTGTTGGGCTGAACAGCTAAACCCGTATAGCCTCCCGCAACAGCCGCTGTACAACCTGTACTTATCGTTTCTTTAGTTTCCAAACCCGGCTCACCAAAATTAACATTTAAATCAAAGAAGCCTGGTGATAGATATTGATGCTTTCCATCAATTGTAAGGGCATGCTCATCATGAATCGCATCCCCACCTTCTACCTTTGAAACAACACCGTTTACAATCAACACATCTACCGCTTGGCCATGTCTATCGTGTCCAGGAAATACCAACGTTGCTGATTTTACCAATATTTTATCCATGTAAAAAAGAAAAGGTTTTGATGATATAAAATGATAGCTTTCCCTTTCTCAGGGCTGCTTGCATTATACTAAGAAAAATTTGAATTATAACAACCGGACGGGTTATAAATTTGTAAAAGGAATGAAGTACGTCGTAATGAACTTCCATTAAAAAACAAAAGTACAAAATAGTCGTTAATGGGAACAAATATTTTGTACTTTATATCAAAAACAATTTAGCTATTCACCTATAACGGTGTTATCGGGAATTATAGCACGTTTTTTTATAACAATGATACCATCTTTAATAGTATAAGTTTCAAACTCACCATCAGGAAGATGTGCCCCACCTTTAATCTGAACATTATTACCGATAAAGCAGCTTTTGTCTAAGATCGCTGTATCAATATAACAGTTCTCTCCTACACCGATAATTGGTTTATGCTGTTGCTTAGCATCCTCGAGTTCCTCTAAGTTCTGATAGAAATCACTGCCCATCATGTAGGTGTTTTTAATAACCGTACCGCTTCCTATGCGTGATCGCACACCTATAACGGATCGCTCTATCTGCTTAGCAGCTATAATACAACCATCCGCTACTATGGCATTATACAACGTTGTGGCGGCTATTTTTGATGGTGGTAACATCCTAGGGCGGGTAAAAATACTCTGCTTATCAAAAAGATTAAACGCTGGGATCTCGTCCGTTAGACCAATATTTGCCTCAAAGAACGAATCGATATTACCGATATCTGTCCAATAACCGTCATATTGATAACTGATTACTTTCATTTCATCCGTAATCGCATCTGGAATGAGTTCCTTTCCGAAATCCAAGCCTTTATTCATGGTTAGCAAATCATTCAGCACCCCCTTACTGAAGACATAAATCCCCATAGATGCCAAGTACTCCCTGCCCGCATCTTTCATCTCATTGCTGACCTCAGATGCCCAATCAACCAATAATTCTGTTCTCGGTTTTTCAATAAATGAAGTGATATCCCCTTCTTCATCCGACTTAAGTATTCCAAATGATGTTGCATCCTTGGCATTTACAGGAATGGTAGCAATGGTAATCTCCGCCTTCTTACTAATATGATATTCGATCATTTCCTGAAAATCGATCTGATAAAGTTGATCACCGGAAAGGATCAAGATAAAATCATAGTCATGATTGACCATATACCTCAACGAGTGCCTCACCGCATCGGCAGTACCTTGAAACCATTTGTCGCCTTCCATCGTTTGTTCTGCAGCTATAATATCAACAAACCCTTTACTAAAAACACTGAAGTTATAAGTGTTTTTGATGTGCGTATTCAATGAAGCGGAGTTATACTGCGTAAGCACAAAAATCCTGTTAAATCCTGAATTCAAACAATTGGAAATAGGAATATCGACCAACCGGTATTTACCTGCGATAGGAACTGCAGGTTTGGACCGTTTATCTGTTAGTGGTGCCAAGCGGGTCCCCCGTCCCCCACCTAGTACAATAGAAATTACTTTAGGAGCCATATTATTCAATTAGTTTTTTATATAATTCTATATATTTAGCTGCCGATTTATCCCAAGAAAAATCGAGTTTCATGATTTTTTTTCGCAGTGTACCCAGCTCCCTTTTTTTTGTTGCTTTCCAAAATGAAAGCGCTTGTTGAATGGCTCCAAAAACCGCTTCAACAGATGCTTCATCA
This Olivibacter sp. SDN3 DNA region includes the following protein-coding sequences:
- a CDS encoding glucose-1-phosphate adenylyltransferase, which encodes MAPKVISIVLGGGRGTRLAPLTDKRSKPAVPIAGKYRLVDIPISNCLNSGFNRIFVLTQYNSASLNTHIKNTYNFSVFSKGFVDIIAAEQTMEGDKWFQGTADAVRHSLRYMVNHDYDFILILSGDQLYQIDFQEMIEYHISKKAEITIATIPVNAKDATSFGILKSDEEGDITSFIEKPRTELLVDWASEVSNEMKDAGREYLASMGIYVFSKGVLNDLLTMNKGLDFGKELIPDAITDEMKVISYQYDGYWTDIGNIDSFFEANIGLTDEIPAFNLFDKQSIFTRPRMLPPSKIAATTLYNAIVADGCIIAAKQIERSVIGVRSRIGSGTVIKNTYMMGSDFYQNLEELEDAKQQHKPIIGVGENCYIDTAILDKSCFIGNNVQIKGGAHLPDGEFETYTIKDGIIVIKKRAIIPDNTVIGE
- a CDS encoding dihydroorotase family protein; protein product: MDKILVKSATLVFPGHDRHGQAVDVLIVNGVVSKVEGGDAIHDEHALTIDGKHQYLSPGFFDLNVNFGEPGLETKETISTGCTAAVAGGYTGLAVQPNTVPALHSRGEIAMIVNLAKGNLVSVYPIGAISKNRSGDDLAELYDMQQAGAVAFSNGNKSVQQAGLMSRALLYCKGFEGLVMSYAEDASIANGAKMNEGITSTFLGMKGNPNLAEELMVSRDLYLAAYNNAPIHFSTISTKESVELIRLAKKKGIKVTCDVAAHHLVLTEESVSGFDSNYKVSPPLRTDDDVKALKDGLLDGTIDAIVSQHTPHEVEFKKVEFEIAKNGIIGLQTVLPLLLKAGLPVDLIVEKLAIAPRAILRLAPPTLAEGSDANFVLFNTEESWTFDAYTNRSKSTNSPYYGSILKGRVNLVLNNKQVYNSNQE